The following are encoded together in the Flavobacterium haoranii genome:
- a CDS encoding succinate dehydrogenase cytochrome b subunit, with amino-acid sequence MAKSALLKSSIAKKYWMALTGLFLCLFLVGHLLGNLQLLMPNAHQKFNEYALFMTTNPAVKILSYVTYISILFHAVDGFLLTLQNKKARPIAYAKTNPGANSGFASRNMAILGTLILVFIVTHMVNFWAKMHFDKKMPLMTTSITLPGQPQPKDFYVGTQVGQYYMVEQVLADGEKDDATNPMMKKPMKLIGTDMYNANANVKVGSVYKDLYKVTVDFFKDPKIGIFATLGYVLAMFVLAFHLWHGFQSAFQSLGVNNKFTPTIKLVGKVFAVVVPLLFAIIPLYIHFVLK; translated from the coding sequence ATGGCAAAATCAGCGCTTTTAAAGTCATCTATTGCAAAAAAATACTGGATGGCTCTTACAGGTTTATTTTTATGCTTGTTTTTGGTAGGTCACTTACTAGGTAATTTACAATTATTAATGCCAAATGCTCATCAGAAATTTAATGAGTATGCATTATTTATGACCACAAATCCTGCAGTAAAAATTCTTTCTTACGTTACGTACATTTCAATTTTGTTTCACGCTGTTGACGGATTTTTGTTAACATTACAAAACAAAAAAGCGAGACCAATAGCTTATGCTAAAACAAATCCAGGTGCAAACAGCGGATTTGCTTCTAGAAACATGGCAATTTTAGGAACATTAATTTTAGTGTTCATTGTTACGCACATGGTCAATTTTTGGGCTAAAATGCATTTTGACAAGAAAATGCCATTAATGACTACTTCAATAACATTGCCAGGTCAACCGCAACCAAAAGATTTTTATGTTGGAACTCAAGTTGGTCAATATTATATGGTTGAGCAAGTTTTAGCTGATGGAGAAAAGGATGATGCAACAAATCCTATGATGAAAAAGCCAATGAAACTTATTGGTACCGATATGTATAATGCAAATGCTAATGTAAAAGTGGGTTCAGTTTATAAAGATTTATATAAAGTAACAGTTGATTTCTTTAAAGATCCAAAAATTGGAATCTTTGCAACTTTAGGGTATGTGTTAGCAATGTTTGTTTTAGCATTCCACTTATGGCATGGTTTCCAAAGTGCATTTCAATCATTAGGAGTAAATAATAAATTTACACCAACAATTAAATTAGTTGGTAAGGTTTTCGCAGTAGTAGTGCCACTATTATTCGCAATTATTCCTCTTTATATTCATTTTGTTTTAAAATAA
- a CDS encoding fumarate reductase/succinate dehydrogenase flavoprotein subunit produces MKLDSRIPEGPLKDKWTNHKNHLKLVAPNNRPKIDVIVVGTGLAGASAAASLGEMGYNVKAFCFQDSPRRAHSIAAQGGINAAKNYQNDGDSIYRLFYDTIKGGDYRAREANVHRLAEVSGNIIDQCVAQGVPFAREYGGMLDNRSFGGVQVQRTFYAAGQTGQQLLLGAYSALSRQIGLGRVKMYNRHEMLELVKVDGKARGIIARNLVTGEIERHSAHAVIIASGGYGNVYFLSTNAMGSNVTASWKIHKQGALFANPCYVQIHPTCIPVHGTNQSKLTLMSESLRNSGRIWVPKKKEDAEAIRAGKLKPTQIAEEDRDYYLERRYPAFGNLVPRDVASRAAKERCDAGYGIEANDTQEGVYLDFSTEIKNKGKEVAYARGNHNPSEEEIIKLGKEWIEEKYGNLFQMYQKITNENPYETPMKIYPAVHYTMGGVWVDYNLQSTIPGCFVAGEANFSDHGANRLGASALMQGLADGYFVLPYTVSNYLADEIRTGKISTDLPEFAEAENRVKGQIDKFLNNNGSKSVDHFHKKLGHIMWNKVGMGRNEQGLKEAIEEIAQLKEEFHKDVFVPGSADELNPELEKALRVADFIELGQLMAMDALQRKESCGGHFREEYQDAEGETLRDDENFSFVGAWEYKGDDISKEELHKEELKYEFIKIAARNYK; encoded by the coding sequence ATGAAGTTAGATTCTAGAATACCAGAAGGACCATTAAAAGATAAATGGACTAATCATAAAAATCATTTAAAATTAGTTGCTCCTAATAACCGTCCTAAAATCGATGTAATTGTTGTGGGTACTGGTTTAGCTGGAGCTTCGGCTGCAGCTTCATTAGGAGAAATGGGATATAATGTAAAAGCATTTTGTTTTCAAGATTCTCCACGTCGTGCACACTCTATTGCAGCGCAAGGAGGTATTAACGCAGCAAAAAATTATCAAAACGATGGAGACTCAATCTACCGTTTGTTTTACGATACAATTAAAGGTGGTGACTACCGTGCTCGTGAAGCTAATGTTCACCGTTTAGCAGAAGTTTCTGGAAATATTATCGACCAATGTGTGGCTCAGGGTGTTCCTTTTGCTCGTGAATATGGTGGAATGTTAGATAACCGTTCTTTCGGTGGGGTACAAGTACAACGTACATTTTACGCTGCTGGTCAAACAGGTCAACAATTATTATTAGGAGCTTATTCAGCTTTATCACGTCAAATTGGTTTAGGTCGTGTTAAAATGTACAACCGTCACGAAATGCTTGAATTAGTAAAAGTAGATGGTAAAGCTCGTGGAATCATTGCTCGTAACTTAGTTACAGGTGAAATTGAAAGACATTCAGCTCACGCTGTAATTATTGCTTCAGGCGGTTATGGAAATGTTTATTTCCTTTCTACTAATGCAATGGGAAGTAACGTAACAGCTTCTTGGAAAATTCACAAACAAGGTGCTTTATTTGCGAATCCTTGTTATGTGCAAATTCACCCAACATGTATTCCTGTTCACGGTACAAATCAATCTAAATTAACGTTAATGTCTGAGTCATTACGTAACTCAGGACGTATTTGGGTTCCAAAGAAAAAAGAAGATGCTGAAGCTATTAGAGCTGGAAAATTAAAACCAACTCAAATTGCTGAAGAAGATAGAGATTATTACTTAGAAAGAAGATATCCTGCTTTCGGTAACTTAGTACCTCGTGACGTTGCTTCACGTGCTGCTAAAGAGCGTTGTGATGCAGGATATGGAATTGAAGCTAATGATACTCAAGAAGGGGTTTACTTAGATTTCTCTACTGAAATTAAAAATAAAGGTAAAGAAGTAGCTTATGCAAGAGGTAACCATAATCCATCTGAGGAAGAGATTATCAAATTAGGTAAAGAATGGATTGAGGAAAAGTATGGTAACTTATTCCAAATGTATCAGAAAATTACTAATGAAAATCCATATGAAACTCCAATGAAAATATATCCTGCTGTTCACTATACAATGGGTGGTGTTTGGGTTGATTATAATTTACAATCTACAATTCCTGGTTGTTTCGTTGCAGGGGAGGCTAATTTCTCGGATCACGGAGCAAATCGTTTAGGGGCTTCTGCATTAATGCAAGGTTTAGCTGATGGATATTTTGTATTGCCTTATACTGTTTCCAACTATCTAGCTGATGAAATTCGTACAGGTAAAATCTCAACTGATTTACCAGAATTCGCAGAAGCAGAGAATAGGGTTAAAGGTCAAATAGATAAGTTCTTAAATAATAACGGTTCTAAATCGGTTGATCATTTCCATAAAAAATTAGGTCACATTATGTGGAATAAAGTTGGTATGGGGCGTAATGAACAAGGATTAAAAGAAGCTATCGAGGAAATTGCTCAATTAAAAGAGGAATTCCATAAAGATGTGTTTGTTCCAGGAAGTGCCGACGAACTTAACCCTGAATTAGAAAAAGCACTTCGTGTGGCTGACTTTATTGAATTAGGCCAATTAATGGCTATGGATGCTTTACAACGTAAAGAATCTTGTGGAGGTCACTTTAGAGAAGAATATCAAGATGCAGAAGGTGAAACTCTTCGTGATGATGAAAATTTCTCATTCGTTGGAGCTTGGGAATATAAAGGAGACGACATCAGTAAAGAAGAATTACACAAAGAAGAATTGAAATACGAATTCATCAAAATAGCAGCTAGAAATTATAAATAG
- a CDS encoding succinate dehydrogenase/fumarate reductase iron-sulfur subunit, which yields MASKNININLKIWRQKNAKDKGQLETYKLDNVSTDSSFLEMLDQLNEQLVNERKEPVAFDHDCREGICGMCSLYINGRAHGPDTGITTCQLHMRMFNDGDTIYVEPWRSKAFPVIKDLVVDRSAFDRIQQAGGFVSVNTSGNTIDANAIPVPKADADKAFEAAACIGCGACVATCKNGSAMLFVGAKVSQYALLPQGKVEATQRVLNMVRQMDEEGFGNCTNTGACEIECPKGISLENIARMNREYLSASLK from the coding sequence ATGGCTTCAAAAAATATAAATATAAATCTAAAAATTTGGCGTCAAAAAAACGCTAAAGATAAAGGACAACTAGAAACTTATAAATTGGATAACGTTTCTACAGATAGTTCATTTTTAGAAATGCTTGATCAATTGAACGAACAATTGGTTAACGAAAGAAAAGAACCAGTAGCATTTGATCACGATTGTCGCGAAGGAATTTGCGGTATGTGTTCATTATATATTAATGGACGTGCTCACGGACCAGATACAGGAATTACAACTTGTCAATTACACATGCGTATGTTCAACGATGGTGATACTATTTATGTAGAACCATGGAGAAGTAAAGCGTTTCCTGTAATTAAAGATTTAGTTGTAGATAGAAGTGCTTTCGATAGAATTCAACAAGCGGGTGGTTTCGTTTCTGTGAATACATCTGGAAATACTATCGATGCAAATGCAATTCCGGTTCCTAAAGCTGATGCAGACAAAGCTTTTGAAGCTGCTGCTTGTATAGGTTGCGGTGCTTGTGTTGCTACATGTAAAAATGGTTCAGCAATGTTATTCGTAGGAGCAAAAGTTTCTCAATATGCATTATTACCTCAAGGTAAAGTTGAAGCAACACAACGTGTTTTAAACATGGTACGTCAAATGGATGAAGAAGGATTTGGTAACTGTACCAATACAGGTGCTTGTGAAATCGAATGTCCTAAAGGTATTTCTTTAGAAAATATCGCACGTATGAACCGTGAATATTTATCGGCAAGTTTAAAATAA
- a CDS encoding amidohydrolase, with translation MKVAILQTDLVWENPIYNRLTIESKVLSSDKKFDLLVLPEMFTSGFTMNPERVAETMQDETIQWLKSLAKQKKTAIIGSLVIQEENQYYNRLVFVTPKGTVQHYNKRHLFTLAGEEKVYTKGAEKVIFEYKDWKICPQVCYDLRFPVFVRNVEDYDLLVYVANWPKIRTQAWDALLKARAIENMTFVVGVNRVGKDVNGHDYIGHSQVLDELGNELIAPFEENGIQVVTLSKKKLQDSRNKFNFLNDKDNFELLD, from the coding sequence ATGAAAGTAGCTATTCTTCAAACCGATTTAGTTTGGGAAAATCCAATATACAACCGATTAACAATTGAAAGTAAAGTACTTTCGTCTGATAAGAAATTTGATTTATTGGTCTTGCCCGAAATGTTTACATCTGGTTTTACTATGAATCCTGAGCGCGTTGCTGAAACCATGCAAGATGAAACTATTCAGTGGTTAAAAAGTTTGGCTAAACAAAAGAAAACAGCAATTATAGGAAGTTTAGTAATTCAAGAAGAAAATCAATATTACAATCGTTTGGTTTTTGTAACACCAAAAGGAACTGTACAACATTATAATAAGCGTCATTTATTTACTTTAGCTGGCGAAGAAAAGGTTTATACTAAAGGAGCAGAAAAGGTGATTTTTGAATATAAGGATTGGAAAATTTGTCCGCAAGTTTGTTACGATTTACGTTTTCCTGTATTTGTAAGAAATGTAGAAGATTACGATTTGTTGGTTTATGTTGCCAATTGGCCTAAAATAAGAACTCAAGCTTGGGATGCATTATTAAAAGCGAGAGCAATTGAAAACATGACTTTTGTAGTTGGAGTTAACCGAGTTGGTAAAGATGTAAATGGACACGATTATATTGGTCATTCTCAGGTTTTAGATGAATTAGGAAACGAATTAATAGCTCCTTTTGAAGAAAATGGCATTCAAGTTGTAACCCTTAGTAAAAAGAAGTTGCAAGATTCTAGAAATAAGTTTAATTTTCTAAATGATAAAGATAATTTTGAACTTTTAGATTAA
- a CDS encoding Ig-like domain-containing protein, which yields MKNIYVLVFTVFFIAILTLGSCAKRGTITGGPKDTIAPKIVNSFPENYTTNFDGKEIKIVFNELIKIKDINKQLIISPPLKSKPIIVPQGSASKFISVKILDTLQPNTTYSLNFGQSITDNNEGNPYSQYRYVFSTGSYIDSLAIMGKIKDAVEMKPDNFVSVQLYDAQTFSDSTVYKESPLYVTNTLDSLKLFALENLKAGDYYIVALKDKNNNYKFDPKQDKIGFLKNKITIPNDTVFELELFKEKTKFKALKPTQETENKFFMGFEGNPKNAKIIAKKGDEILPVIFTKFAQEKKDSIQLFLPKIEADSLEFFVEKDDFKKSFVSKLKKNIKEKDTLIVDLAQKGTIHFRDTLRLKTTLPLKNIDKSKISLINKDSVALDFGLNYKEFEQEVLFTFKKDENQKYSLQLLPASVEDYLGNKNDTLKFSFNTRSLSDYGNLFVNLKSAKRFPLILEVLNSKGDVVASAVSKGEKNLEFEALEPNIYTLRIIYDDNGNGVWDTGNYLEKRQAEEIQYFPTTIDIRANWNWDQDF from the coding sequence ATGAAGAACATTTATGTTTTAGTTTTCACGGTTTTTTTCATTGCCATTCTAACATTAGGAAGTTGTGCCAAAAGAGGAACAATCACAGGAGGTCCAAAAGACACCATTGCTCCAAAGATTGTAAATTCTTTCCCTGAAAACTATACTACCAACTTTGATGGAAAAGAAATAAAAATTGTCTTTAACGAATTGATTAAAATTAAAGACATTAACAAACAACTTATCATTTCACCTCCTCTAAAGAGTAAACCTATTATCGTTCCGCAAGGAAGTGCAAGTAAATTTATTTCGGTAAAGATATTAGACACTCTTCAACCTAATACGACTTATAGTTTAAATTTTGGTCAAAGTATTACCGATAATAACGAAGGAAATCCTTATTCTCAATATCGTTATGTGTTTTCAACAGGAAGCTACATCGATTCTTTAGCAATAATGGGAAAAATAAAAGACGCCGTAGAAATGAAACCTGATAATTTTGTATCGGTTCAACTATACGATGCACAAACTTTTTCTGATAGCACCGTATATAAAGAATCTCCTTTATATGTTACCAATACACTTGACAGTTTAAAATTATTTGCATTAGAAAATTTAAAAGCTGGTGATTATTATATTGTAGCTTTAAAAGACAAAAACAACAATTACAAGTTTGATCCAAAGCAAGATAAAATTGGTTTCCTTAAGAATAAAATTACTATTCCAAATGATACAGTTTTTGAATTAGAACTATTTAAAGAAAAAACTAAATTTAAAGCTCTTAAACCTACTCAAGAAACTGAAAATAAATTTTTCATGGGATTTGAGGGAAATCCTAAAAATGCCAAAATAATTGCAAAAAAAGGAGATGAAATTCTTCCAGTAATCTTCACCAAGTTTGCACAAGAAAAGAAAGATTCTATTCAATTATTTCTTCCTAAAATTGAAGCGGATTCATTAGAGTTTTTTGTAGAAAAAGATGATTTTAAAAAATCATTTGTTAGTAAATTGAAGAAAAACATTAAAGAAAAAGATACTTTAATTGTAGACTTAGCACAAAAAGGAACCATTCATTTTAGAGATACACTGCGTTTAAAAACAACGCTTCCATTAAAAAATATTGATAAAAGTAAAATAAGTTTAATTAATAAAGATTCTGTTGCTTTAGACTTTGGTTTAAACTATAAAGAATTTGAACAAGAAGTTCTATTTACTTTTAAGAAAGATGAAAACCAAAAATATTCTTTACAATTACTTCCAGCTAGTGTTGAAGATTATTTAGGCAACAAAAATGACACTTTAAAATTCAGTTTTAATACACGTTCACTATCTGATTATGGAAACTTATTTGTAAATCTAAAATCAGCAAAAAGATTTCCATTAATTCTTGAAGTACTAAATTCAAAAGGTGATGTTGTAGCGAGTGCCGTTTCAAAAGGTGAAAAAAATCTAGAATTTGAAGCATTGGAACCCAATATTTACACATTGCGCATTATTTATGACGACAATGGAAATGGAGTTTGGGATACTGGAAATTATTTAGAAAAACGACAAGCTGAAGAAATTCAATATTTCCCAACGACAATTGACATTAGAGCAAACTGGAATTGGGATCAAGATTTTTAA
- a CDS encoding ComF family protein: MLKNLLNLIYPRLCVGCNTLLLTNETTICSKCLHHLPYTYHWKNHKNDTTKKFEGLLPIEFGISFLYFQKEGIVQEAIHKLKYKGKQEVGTILGDLMSAEIKEFIINQKVDAIIPVPLHPKRLKERGYNQVESFGKAISKNLNITYNDSLLIRNVYTKTQTQKNKDSRQYNKENIFECKFQESDYNKHYLLIDDIITTGATLEKCGKAILKIPNSKVSILTIGYTQS; the protein is encoded by the coding sequence ATGCTAAAAAATCTGTTGAATTTAATATATCCTCGTTTATGTGTGGGTTGCAATACGCTACTCCTTACAAATGAGACTACTATATGCAGTAAATGTTTACATCACCTACCTTATACCTATCATTGGAAAAACCATAAGAATGATACTACAAAAAAATTTGAAGGGTTACTGCCAATTGAATTTGGAATTTCCTTTTTATATTTTCAAAAAGAGGGCATCGTTCAAGAAGCCATACATAAATTAAAATATAAAGGAAAACAAGAAGTTGGAACTATTTTAGGGGACTTAATGTCGGCTGAAATTAAAGAATTTATCATCAATCAAAAAGTAGATGCTATTATTCCAGTTCCACTACATCCTAAACGTTTAAAAGAAAGAGGATACAACCAAGTAGAAAGTTTTGGAAAAGCCATTTCTAAAAACCTAAACATAACTTACAATGATAGTTTATTAATTAGAAATGTTTACACAAAAACTCAAACCCAAAAAAATAAAGACTCACGACAATATAATAAGGAAAATATTTTTGAGTGTAAGTTTCAAGAAAGCGATTACAACAAACACTACTTGCTCATTGACGACATCATTACAACAGGTGCAACTCTCGAAAAATGTGGTAAAGCCATTTTAAAAATTCCTAACTCGAAAGTGAGCATTTTAACCATTGGCTACACACAATCTTAA
- a CDS encoding glycine--tRNA ligase: MAKQDDIFKNVISHAKEYGYIFPSSEIYDGLSAVYDYAQNGVELKKNIRDYWWKSMVQMHENIVGIDAAIFMHPTTWKASGHVDAFNDPLIDNKDSKKRYRADVLIEDYAEKLNQKAQKEIEKAKARFGDAFDEAQFVTTNERVKGYLDQKTVILQRMAKGLDAGDLADVKALIEELEIACPESGSKNWTEVRQFNLMFGTKLGASADTAMDLYLRPETAQGIFVNFLNVQKTGRMKIPFGIAQTGKAFRNEIVARQFIFRMREFEQMEMQFFVKPGEEMKWYEYWKTTRLAWHKSLGLGAENYRFHDHEKLAHYANAAADIEFNFPFGFKELEGIHSRTDFDLKAHEQYSGKKLQYFDTEENKNYVPYVVETSVGLDRMFLAVFSKSLQEETLEDGSTRTVLRLPSVLAPTKAAVLPLVKKDGLPEVAREIVEDLKWDFNVAYDEKDAVGRRYRRQDALGTPFCITVDHQTLEDKTVTIRHRDTMEQQRVAISELRGIINNEVSMRNWLMKM, from the coding sequence ATGGCAAAACAAGATGATATTTTCAAAAATGTAATTTCGCATGCAAAAGAGTACGGATATATTTTTCCGTCTAGCGAAATATACGATGGATTAAGTGCGGTTTACGATTATGCACAAAACGGTGTTGAATTAAAGAAAAACATTCGCGACTATTGGTGGAAATCAATGGTGCAAATGCATGAAAATATTGTAGGTATTGATGCTGCAATTTTTATGCATCCTACAACGTGGAAAGCTTCGGGTCACGTAGATGCATTCAACGATCCACTTATCGACAATAAAGATTCTAAAAAAAGATATCGTGCCGATGTTTTAATTGAAGATTATGCTGAAAAATTAAACCAAAAAGCACAAAAGGAAATTGAAAAAGCTAAAGCTCGCTTTGGCGATGCTTTTGATGAAGCTCAATTTGTAACTACTAATGAGAGAGTTAAAGGATATTTAGACCAAAAAACGGTGATTCTACAAAGAATGGCGAAAGGTTTAGATGCTGGAGATTTAGCTGATGTTAAAGCATTAATCGAAGAATTAGAAATTGCTTGTCCAGAATCTGGTTCTAAAAACTGGACAGAAGTTCGCCAATTCAACTTAATGTTTGGAACAAAATTAGGGGCTTCTGCAGATACTGCTATGGATTTATATTTACGTCCAGAAACCGCTCAAGGTATTTTTGTGAACTTCTTAAACGTTCAAAAAACAGGAAGAATGAAAATTCCTTTTGGTATTGCCCAAACAGGTAAAGCGTTCCGTAACGAAATTGTTGCGCGTCAGTTTATTTTCCGTATGCGTGAATTTGAACAAATGGAAATGCAATTCTTTGTGAAACCAGGCGAAGAAATGAAATGGTACGAATACTGGAAAACAACACGTTTGGCTTGGCATAAATCACTTGGTTTAGGTGCTGAAAATTACCGTTTCCATGATCATGAAAAATTAGCACACTATGCAAATGCTGCTGCTGATATTGAGTTTAATTTCCCATTTGGATTTAAAGAATTAGAAGGAATTCACTCAAGAACCGATTTCGATTTAAAAGCGCACGAACAATATTCTGGTAAAAAATTACAATATTTCGATACTGAAGAAAACAAAAACTATGTGCCTTACGTAGTAGAAACTTCTGTTGGATTAGATAGAATGTTCTTGGCAGTTTTCTCAAAATCGTTACAAGAAGAAACATTAGAAGATGGTTCTACAAGAACAGTTTTACGTTTACCATCAGTTTTAGCGCCAACAAAAGCTGCAGTTTTACCATTAGTTAAAAAAGATGGTTTGCCTGAAGTTGCAAGAGAAATTGTAGAAGATTTAAAATGGGATTTCAATGTCGCTTATGACGAAAAAGATGCAGTAGGTCGTCGTTACCGTCGTCAAGATGCATTAGGAACGCCATTTTGTATTACTGTAGATCATCAAACATTAGAAGATAAAACCGTTACTATTCGCCACCGCGATACAATGGAACAACAACGTGTTGCAATTTCTGAATTAAGAGGAATTATCAACAATGAAGTTTCAATGCGTAATTGGTTAATGAAAATGTAA
- the thiL gene encoding thiamine-phosphate kinase: protein MLEDKNQPKTQLENLGEFGLIEHLTKNIEITQESTIKSIGDDAAVLDFGTKKAVVSTDLLVEGVHFDLAYMPLKHLGYKAVVANVSDICAMNATPTQITISIAVSNRFPLEAIEELYEGMKLAAKIYNVDIIGGDTTSSQKGLIISITAIGEANLDDIVYRNGAQQNDLLVVTGDVGAAYMGLQVLEREKQVFQVNPNNQPDLEPYSYLIERQLKPEARKDIKELLEKLEVKPTSMIDISDGLSSEIIHLCKQSNVGCNLFEEKIPADPQLINVCEEFNIDITTVALNGGEDYELLFTIKMEDFDKIKANPNFTVIGHMTEAKEGMHLITRANTKIALKARGWNALSE from the coding sequence ATGTTAGAAGATAAAAATCAACCAAAAACACAATTAGAAAACTTAGGTGAATTTGGTTTAATAGAACATTTAACGAAAAACATTGAAATTACTCAAGAATCTACCATAAAAAGTATTGGAGACGATGCTGCCGTATTAGATTTTGGAACCAAAAAAGCAGTAGTTTCAACTGATTTATTAGTGGAAGGTGTTCATTTTGATTTGGCATACATGCCTTTAAAACATTTAGGCTACAAAGCAGTTGTGGCAAACGTATCGGATATTTGCGCAATGAATGCTACGCCAACTCAAATTACTATTTCTATAGCTGTTTCAAATCGTTTTCCATTGGAAGCTATTGAAGAATTGTACGAAGGAATGAAGTTGGCAGCCAAAATTTACAATGTAGATATTATAGGTGGCGATACTACATCTTCTCAAAAAGGATTAATTATTAGCATCACTGCCATTGGTGAAGCTAACTTAGACGATATTGTTTATAGAAATGGTGCACAGCAAAATGATTTGTTAGTAGTTACTGGAGATGTAGGTGCAGCCTATATGGGCTTACAAGTTTTGGAACGCGAAAAACAAGTATTTCAAGTAAATCCAAACAACCAACCCGATTTAGAACCTTATTCGTATTTAATAGAACGTCAATTAAAACCTGAGGCTCGAAAAGATATTAAAGAACTTTTAGAAAAATTAGAAGTTAAGCCAACATCTATGATTGATATTTCGGACGGACTTTCATCGGAAATTATTCATTTATGTAAACAAAGTAATGTGGGTTGTAATTTATTTGAAGAGAAAATTCCTGCCGATCCACAATTAATTAATGTTTGTGAAGAATTCAATATTGATATAACAACTGTAGCTTTAAACGGTGGTGAAGATTACGAATTGCTTTTCACTATTAAAATGGAAGATTTTGATAAAATAAAAGCAAATCCAAACTTTACAGTTATTGGTCACATGACTGAGGCTAAAGAAGGCATGCATTTAATTACAAGAGCCAATACTAAAATTGCTTTAAAAGCGCGTGGCTGGAATGCACTTTCTGAATAG
- a CDS encoding regulatory protein RecX — translation MEYFCAYQERCYKEVEEKLYSFSLSISEKEQVLTYLIENNFINEARFAKSFARGKHNYKNWGKNRITQELKFRDISSRIITEALSEIPTETYFDNFNSLAEKHWHSIKEQKGPKKNKKFVDFLLRKGYESNLIFEKLKELDN, via the coding sequence ATGGAATACTTTTGTGCTTACCAAGAACGCTGTTACAAAGAAGTGGAAGAAAAATTATATTCGTTTTCTTTAAGCATTTCAGAAAAAGAACAAGTTTTAACCTATCTTATCGAAAACAACTTCATAAATGAAGCGCGTTTTGCTAAAAGTTTTGCTCGCGGAAAACACAATTATAAAAATTGGGGTAAAAATAGAATTACTCAAGAACTGAAATTTAGAGACATTAGTTCTAGAATTATAACCGAAGCTTTAAGTGAAATTCCAACTGAAACTTATTTTGATAATTTCAATTCACTAGCCGAGAAACATTGGCACTCTATCAAAGAACAAAAAGGTCCTAAAAAAAATAAAAAGTTTGTCGATTTTTTACTTCGTAAAGGTTACGAATCGAATTTAATTTTTGAAAAACTGAAGGAATTAGACAATTAG